Proteins encoded in a region of the Haloglomus salinum genome:
- a CDS encoding pyridoxamine 5'-phosphate oxidase family protein, which yields MPDRIGYRMVQDDVLALVREQGHGVLSLASGNRAYGVPISYGYDADGERFVLEFVSTADSKKRAFVADSTEVTLTIQDVQGPDTWRSAIATGTLHPLTEDDVSDRLAALFFSQATDIAKEARWTEFEGFQRDWYELRVTELSGRQATKEPVSR from the coding sequence ATGCCCGACCGCATCGGCTACCGGATGGTCCAGGATGATGTCCTCGCGCTCGTCAGGGAACAGGGACACGGCGTCCTCTCGCTGGCCAGCGGCAACCGTGCCTACGGGGTGCCCATCTCCTACGGGTACGATGCGGACGGCGAGCGGTTCGTCCTCGAGTTCGTCAGCACCGCCGACAGCAAGAAACGAGCGTTCGTAGCGGATTCGACGGAGGTCACGCTCACCATCCAGGATGTCCAGGGTCCCGACACCTGGCGGAGCGCCATCGCCACCGGGACGCTCCATCCGCTGACCGAGGACGACGTCTCCGACCGGCTCGCGGCGCTGTTCTTCTCCCAGGCGACCGATATCGCGAAGGAGGCCCGCTGGACGGAGTTCGAGGGCTTCCAGCGGGACTGGTACGAACTCCGCGTGACGGAGCTCTCCGGCCGGCAGGCGACCAAGGAGCCGGTCTCGCGGTAA
- a CDS encoding ABC transporter ATP-binding protein — protein sequence MDVAPAEEDDPFEEQRENAENPMRRLFTEYGADNTFAFTVGLLSSVVARVLDLLPPLLLGLAVDAIFAQTVEREYSLLFVPDAWLPATKTGQLYLTVGLIAVAFFGGAAFHYSRNWGWNSFAQHIQHAIRTDTYDKMQRLNMDFFADKQTGEMMSILSNDVNRLERFLNDGMNAAFRLGVMVVGIAVILLWINWQLALVTLFVVPALAVFTYWFIQTIQPKYADVRSSVGQVNSRLENNLGGIQVIKSANTEDYESDRVEDVSQDYFDANWDAIDTRIKFFPGLRIMAGVGFVATFLLGGVWVLTYQQTGGAPLFFTGELTSGEFVIFILLSQRFIWPMAQFGQIINMYQRAYASAARIFGLMDEPSRIAENPDADDLVVADGDVTYEDVTFGYDDEAIVEDISFEVGGGETLALVGPTGAGKSTVLKLLLRMYDVDDGRITIDGQDLRDVTITSLRERVGYVSQDTFLFYGTVAENISYGTFDAEEEEIVEAAKAAEAHEFITNLPDGYDTEVGERGVKLSGGQRQRLAIARAILKDPEILVLDEATSDVDTETEMLIQRSLDRLTEDRTTFAIAHRLSTIKDADQIVVLEDGRIVERGTHEDLIDDDGLYAHLWGVQAGEIDELPDEFVERAAKRRAAVESDD from the coding sequence ATGGACGTTGCTCCCGCCGAGGAGGACGACCCGTTCGAGGAGCAGCGCGAGAACGCGGAGAACCCGATGCGCCGGCTGTTCACCGAGTACGGCGCCGACAACACGTTCGCGTTCACCGTCGGCCTGCTGTCCAGCGTCGTCGCCCGGGTGCTGGACCTGCTGCCGCCGCTGCTGCTCGGACTGGCCGTCGACGCCATCTTCGCACAGACCGTCGAGCGCGAGTACAGCCTGCTGTTCGTCCCGGACGCATGGCTCCCAGCCACGAAGACCGGCCAGCTCTACCTGACGGTCGGCCTCATCGCCGTCGCGTTCTTCGGCGGTGCGGCCTTCCACTACTCCCGGAACTGGGGCTGGAACTCCTTCGCCCAGCATATCCAGCACGCGATCCGCACCGACACGTACGACAAGATGCAGCGGCTCAACATGGATTTCTTCGCCGACAAGCAGACCGGCGAGATGATGTCCATCCTCTCGAACGACGTGAACCGGCTTGAGCGGTTCCTCAACGACGGGATGAACGCCGCGTTCCGGCTGGGCGTGATGGTCGTCGGCATCGCGGTCATCCTGCTGTGGATCAACTGGCAACTCGCACTCGTGACGCTGTTCGTGGTCCCGGCGCTGGCGGTGTTCACCTACTGGTTCATCCAGACCATCCAGCCCAAGTACGCCGACGTGCGGTCGTCGGTCGGCCAGGTGAACTCGCGGCTGGAGAACAACCTCGGCGGCATCCAGGTCATCAAGTCCGCCAACACGGAGGACTACGAATCCGACCGCGTCGAGGACGTCTCCCAGGACTACTTCGACGCCAACTGGGACGCCATCGACACCCGCATCAAGTTCTTCCCGGGGCTGCGAATCATGGCCGGCGTCGGCTTCGTCGCCACCTTCCTCCTCGGCGGCGTCTGGGTGCTCACCTATCAGCAGACCGGCGGGGCACCCCTGTTCTTCACGGGGGAGCTCACCTCCGGCGAGTTCGTCATCTTCATCCTGCTCTCCCAGCGGTTCATCTGGCCGATGGCCCAGTTCGGGCAGATTATCAACATGTACCAGCGGGCGTACGCCTCCGCGGCCCGCATCTTCGGGCTGATGGACGAACCCTCGCGCATCGCCGAGAACCCCGACGCCGACGACCTCGTCGTCGCGGACGGCGACGTGACCTACGAGGACGTGACGTTCGGCTACGACGACGAGGCCATCGTCGAGGATATCTCCTTCGAGGTCGGGGGCGGCGAGACACTCGCCCTGGTCGGGCCGACGGGTGCCGGCAAGTCGACCGTCCTGAAGCTCCTGCTCCGGATGTACGACGTCGACGACGGCCGTATCACCATCGACGGCCAGGACCTCCGCGACGTGACCATCACCTCGCTGCGCGAGCGGGTCGGCTACGTCTCCCAGGACACCTTCCTGTTCTACGGCACCGTCGCCGAGAACATCTCGTACGGCACGTTCGACGCCGAGGAGGAGGAAATCGTCGAGGCCGCCAAAGCCGCAGAAGCCCACGAGTTCATCACCAACCTTCCGGACGGGTACGACACCGAGGTCGGCGAGCGCGGGGTCAAACTGTCGGGCGGCCAGCGCCAGCGGCTGGCCATCGCCCGTGCCATCCTGAAGGACCCCGAGATTCTGGTACTCGACGAGGCCACCAGCGACGTGGACACGGAGACGGAGATGCTCATCCAGCGCTCGCTGGACCGCCTGACGGAGGACCGGACCACCTTCGCCATCGCACACCGCCTCTCGACGATCAAGGACGCCGACCAGATCGTCGTCCTCGAGGACGGCCGCATCGTCGAGCGCGGCACCCACGAGGACCTCATCGACGACGACGGACTGTACGCCCACCTCTGGGGCGTGCAGGCCGGCGAGATAGACGAGCTGCCCGACGAGTTCGTCGAGCGCGCGGCGAAGCGGCGGGCGGCGGTCGAGAGCGACGACTGA
- a CDS encoding DUF192 domain-containing protein, with protein sequence METRRVALAVVLGGLLLAVLTVGVQGLVGPFLTTDGYHPPNSTAAPAAGNGTSAGGNAGAQGTSTPVNSDYQHATVVVEDAENDTELGRVRAAVAESYRQKYTGLSETAYLPPDRGMLFPYDGNDDHTYVMRGMSFGIDIVYVAGNGTITRIHHAEEPPEGADGNDYEYPGYGQYVLEVNYDWTTRHNVTVGDQVRIEGYER encoded by the coding sequence ATGGAGACCCGTCGCGTGGCGCTGGCGGTCGTGCTCGGTGGCCTGCTGCTAGCGGTACTGACCGTCGGCGTCCAGGGGCTCGTCGGACCGTTCCTGACGACGGACGGCTACCACCCACCGAACTCGACCGCCGCGCCTGCGGCGGGTAACGGCACGAGCGCGGGCGGGAACGCCGGCGCGCAGGGCACCTCCACGCCGGTCAACTCAGACTACCAGCACGCGACGGTCGTCGTCGAGGACGCCGAGAACGACACTGAACTCGGCCGCGTCCGCGCGGCCGTCGCCGAGAGCTACCGGCAGAAGTACACCGGGCTCTCCGAGACGGCGTACCTCCCACCGGACCGCGGAATGCTGTTCCCCTACGACGGGAACGACGACCACACGTACGTGATGCGCGGGATGAGCTTCGGTATCGACATCGTCTACGTCGCCGGCAACGGCACTATCACGCGCATCCACCACGCCGAGGAGCCACCGGAGGGGGCCGACGGGAACGACTACGAGTACCCCGGCTACGGCCAGTACGTCCTCGAGGTGAACTACGACTGGACGACCCGCCACAACGTCACCGTCGGCGACCAGGTGCGCATCGAAGGGTACGAGCGATAA
- a CDS encoding type IV pilin translates to MDKRAVSPVIAVVLMVAIVVVLAATVGALAFSFGDSAQPREPQIQVSHTVTDDGDPLIAITHESGDAIAVDQLYVTASTNVDIGSKSVADDKHASEREAFAESSSGNPQVDVGDTWDAGETVYLDPDGDVEGVTVRINWNTQPVQDVNPGKVEGADSYELVEFTV, encoded by the coding sequence ATGGACAAGCGCGCGGTATCCCCGGTCATCGCGGTGGTGCTGATGGTGGCGATAGTGGTGGTGCTGGCTGCTACCGTCGGCGCGCTCGCGTTCTCGTTCGGTGACTCGGCCCAGCCGCGTGAGCCGCAGATTCAGGTCTCGCACACCGTCACCGACGACGGTGACCCACTCATCGCCATCACGCACGAGTCCGGCGACGCCATCGCCGTGGACCAGCTCTACGTGACCGCGTCCACGAACGTCGATATCGGGAGCAAGTCAGTGGCCGACGACAAGCACGCCAGCGAGCGAGAGGCGTTCGCGGAGTCCAGCAGCGGCAACCCGCAGGTCGATGTCGGTGACACCTGGGATGCGGGCGAAACGGTGTATCTCGACCCCGACGGCGATGTCGAGGGGGTCACGGTCCGCATCAACTGGAACACGCAACCGGTGCAGGACGTGAACCCGGGGAAGGTGGAGGGAGCGGACAGCTACGAACTGGTCGAGTTCACGGTCTGA
- a CDS encoding winged helix-turn-helix domain-containing protein, producing the protein MAADEPVDDTEPADAFALVGNETRAEILRVLGEDPWSGLSFSELRSRAAPDMDSGQFNYHLQQLVGQFVRQTDDGYEMRPAGATLYRTIRAGTFNRRASVEPFPAGFDCYFCGSGVEASYDDGMFDLSCSGCSHVYARTMAPPSAVEGVAPDDLLARIDQYNRHNMLAFARGVCPICVSGLDSEFLPGEEAWTEGAERFDVFVRHTCDHCGNTHYMTVGLALLYRPELVCFFHERGLDVTSVPHWELPFLMTDRDVTIRAADPWEVALETTYDGDRLELVVDEDLTLVEQRVVENV; encoded by the coding sequence ATGGCAGCCGACGAGCCGGTCGACGACACCGAGCCTGCGGACGCGTTCGCGCTCGTGGGCAACGAGACCCGCGCCGAAATCCTCCGAGTGCTGGGCGAGGACCCGTGGTCGGGCCTCTCGTTCTCCGAACTCCGCTCGCGGGCCGCGCCCGATATGGACAGCGGGCAGTTCAATTACCACCTCCAGCAGCTGGTCGGGCAGTTCGTCCGGCAGACCGACGACGGCTACGAGATGCGCCCGGCCGGGGCGACCCTCTACCGGACCATCCGCGCGGGGACGTTCAACCGCCGCGCCAGCGTCGAGCCGTTCCCGGCTGGGTTCGACTGCTACTTCTGTGGCTCCGGCGTCGAGGCCAGCTACGACGACGGGATGTTCGACCTGTCCTGTTCGGGCTGTAGCCACGTCTACGCCCGCACGATGGCGCCTCCCAGCGCCGTCGAGGGGGTCGCCCCGGACGACCTGCTCGCCCGCATCGACCAGTACAACCGCCACAACATGCTGGCGTTCGCCCGCGGGGTGTGTCCCATCTGCGTGAGCGGGCTCGACAGCGAGTTCCTGCCCGGCGAGGAAGCCTGGACCGAGGGCGCCGAACGGTTCGACGTCTTCGTCCGCCACACCTGCGACCACTGTGGCAACACCCACTACATGACGGTCGGGCTGGCGCTGCTGTACCGCCCGGAGCTGGTCTGCTTCTTCCACGAGCGCGGCCTCGACGTGACCAGCGTCCCACACTGGGAACTCCCCTTCCTCATGACCGACCGGGACGTGACCATCCGCGCCGCGGACCCGTGGGAGGTGGCCCTCGAGACGACCTACGACGGCGACCGCCTGGAACTCGTCGTCGACGAGGACCTGACGCTGGTCGAGCAGCGAGTTGTCGAGAACGTGTAG
- a CDS encoding SDR family NAD(P)-dependent oxidoreductase, translating into MRSLTRDMDGEVAIVTGASSGIGAATARALGEEGVSVALAARRADRLESLAADIDGSPGEALVVPTDVTDREAVDDLVAETVDAFGDLDVLVNNAGVMLLQQVADADPDDWRTMVEVNLLGLMNASKAALPHLRGGGDLVQVSSVAGRTTSQTAAGYNATKWGVNGFTDALRKEETENGVRTTIVEPGAVDTELQEHIPDEEVKERLEGWVESMEALQPDDIAAAVLYAVGQPRHVSVNELMVRPTDQR; encoded by the coding sequence ATGCGTTCGCTCACACGCGACATGGACGGGGAGGTGGCCATCGTGACCGGGGCCTCCTCCGGCATCGGCGCGGCGACCGCCCGAGCACTCGGCGAGGAGGGGGTCTCGGTGGCGCTGGCGGCCCGGCGCGCGGACCGGCTGGAATCGCTCGCCGCCGACATCGATGGCAGTCCCGGCGAGGCGCTGGTCGTCCCGACGGACGTGACCGACCGCGAGGCCGTCGACGACCTCGTCGCGGAGACGGTCGACGCGTTCGGCGACCTCGACGTGCTCGTGAACAACGCGGGTGTGATGCTCCTCCAGCAGGTCGCGGACGCCGACCCGGACGACTGGCGGACGATGGTCGAGGTGAACCTGCTCGGCCTGATGAACGCGAGCAAGGCCGCGCTCCCGCACCTCCGCGGCGGGGGCGACCTCGTGCAGGTCTCCTCGGTCGCCGGGCGCACCACCAGTCAGACCGCGGCGGGCTACAACGCGACCAAATGGGGCGTCAACGGATTCACCGACGCGCTTCGCAAGGAGGAGACCGAGAACGGCGTCCGGACGACCATCGTCGAACCCGGCGCGGTCGACACGGAACTGCAGGAGCACATCCCGGACGAGGAGGTGAAAGAGCGACTCGAGGGCTGGGTGGAGTCGATGGAGGCGCTCCAGCCGGACGACATCGCCGCCGCCGTCCTCTACGCGGTCGGCCAGCCACGTCACGTCAGCGTCAACGAACTCATGGTGCGGCCGACGGACCAGCGATAG
- a CDS encoding cold-shock protein, translated as MATGKVDFFNDTGGYGFIETEDADDDVFVHMDDVEGPDLEEGEELEFDIVETDKGPRAQNPRRV; from the coding sequence ATGGCAACTGGCAAAGTTGATTTCTTCAACGACACCGGCGGCTACGGTTTCATCGAGACGGAAGACGCAGACGACGACGTGTTCGTCCACATGGACGACGTCGAGGGTCCGGACCTGGAGGAGGGCGAGGAGCTCGAATTCGACATCGTCGAGACGGACAAGGGCCCCCGCGCCCAGAACCCGCGCCGCGTCTGA
- a CDS encoding DUF7537 family lipoprotein: protein MTARRAAVLGVAVLVLLAGCTNIGGPAAPGDGDSDGNGGDAPGGDGGGGVTDGDASGDGFAAADREQVLRDAGSFTATWRYGGTGLDAETGELSVTHAVDLAGERSLTTWESSDGAETEGWQQFHVDGVTYTRYGAGDEAGYASAPGDTDLVATGLAYGGLYAATDTDDLVATSQETFDGVQVTRYELAERATVPWFAAGGAGSAGGADPDRLEEVDWTYTVLVDGDGLVRSESWGWTGTTADGGTATFESAYSITGVGSTTVDDPPWLDEATGSS from the coding sequence ATGACTGCGAGGAGAGCGGCTGTACTGGGCGTGGCGGTGCTCGTGTTGCTCGCCGGCTGCACGAACATAGGCGGTCCCGCCGCGCCCGGCGACGGTGATTCGGACGGGAACGGTGGCGACGCTCCCGGGGGCGACGGTGGTGGTGGCGTCACCGACGGCGACGCGTCGGGCGATGGGTTCGCGGCGGCGGACCGGGAACAGGTGCTGCGCGACGCGGGGAGTTTCACGGCGACGTGGCGCTACGGCGGAACGGGGCTCGACGCCGAGACCGGCGAACTCAGCGTGACCCACGCGGTCGACCTCGCCGGTGAGCGCTCGCTGACCACCTGGGAATCCAGCGACGGCGCGGAGACCGAGGGCTGGCAGCAGTTCCACGTCGACGGCGTCACGTACACCCGATACGGTGCCGGGGACGAGGCCGGCTACGCCAGTGCCCCCGGTGACACCGACCTCGTGGCCACCGGTCTCGCGTACGGCGGCCTCTACGCGGCGACCGACACCGACGACCTGGTCGCCACGAGCCAGGAGACGTTCGACGGCGTGCAGGTCACGCGCTACGAGCTGGCCGAGCGTGCGACCGTTCCGTGGTTCGCCGCGGGCGGCGCCGGCAGCGCCGGCGGGGCCGACCCGGACCGACTCGAGGAGGTCGACTGGACCTACACGGTCCTCGTCGATGGCGATGGGCTGGTCCGCTCCGAGTCGTGGGGCTGGACCGGAACGACCGCCGATGGGGGGACGGCGACGTTCGAGTCGGCGTACAGCATCACCGGCGTCGGCTCCACGACCGTCGACGACCCGCCCTGGCTGGACGAGGCGACGGGTAGCAGCTGA
- a CDS encoding glycosyltransferase, whose translation MNAERYSLVAVAGALLLVATAALTPLALPGVAPGWTLLDATLWTTTVLFGGTALVWVVLTYVVGAGYEPPEVEYGPDEVHVRVLTIDAEDVVQATVDSLPDRFDDVHVVAEAPIDVAGATVHVVPDEFDCEAVRKGRAIEWARRNVDHDREFVAYLDEDSVVESFEGLPDADVVQLREKPRRSGGVLPYLADIYRMGVQIEQRAFARLDIPLFAWGGGIAVRADLEDQVTWNRETIVEDTAFVWAAFREADPTFALGQATCRNEAPPSLYEIMQQRRRWAAGNLQAASMLPARYEALTRVRNYAWALSPVVTLVAVPLALLGVSVAYGGLFLLVSLGLAGATAFWFVRGAVYYGGSSLTWALAVPLAPLVTVVHSMGTIAGVLAPPEGFRVTEKVGPER comes from the coding sequence ATGAACGCCGAACGCTACTCGCTGGTCGCGGTCGCCGGGGCGCTCCTGCTCGTGGCGACTGCGGCACTCACACCGCTGGCGCTGCCCGGTGTGGCTCCGGGGTGGACGCTCCTCGACGCGACGCTCTGGACCACGACGGTCCTCTTCGGCGGGACGGCCCTCGTCTGGGTCGTCCTCACCTACGTCGTGGGGGCGGGATACGAGCCACCAGAGGTCGAGTACGGCCCCGATGAGGTCCACGTCCGGGTTCTGACCATCGACGCCGAGGACGTGGTACAGGCCACCGTCGACTCGCTTCCCGATCGGTTCGACGACGTCCACGTCGTCGCGGAGGCGCCCATCGACGTGGCGGGCGCGACGGTCCACGTCGTCCCGGACGAGTTCGACTGCGAGGCCGTCCGGAAGGGCCGCGCCATCGAGTGGGCCCGCCGCAACGTCGACCACGACCGCGAGTTCGTCGCGTACCTCGACGAGGACAGCGTCGTGGAGTCGTTCGAGGGGCTGCCCGATGCCGATGTCGTCCAACTCCGCGAGAAACCACGCCGGAGCGGCGGCGTCCTCCCCTACCTGGCGGACATCTACCGGATGGGCGTCCAGATCGAGCAGCGCGCGTTCGCGCGGCTCGACATCCCGCTGTTCGCGTGGGGTGGCGGCATCGCGGTCCGGGCGGACCTGGAGGACCAGGTGACGTGGAACCGCGAGACCATCGTCGAGGACACCGCGTTCGTCTGGGCGGCGTTCCGCGAGGCCGACCCGACGTTCGCACTGGGACAGGCGACCTGCCGTAACGAGGCGCCGCCGTCGCTGTACGAGATCATGCAGCAGCGCCGGCGCTGGGCCGCGGGGAACCTGCAGGCCGCCTCGATGCTCCCGGCGCGGTACGAGGCGCTCACCCGCGTCCGCAACTACGCGTGGGCGCTCTCGCCGGTCGTCACCCTCGTCGCGGTGCCGCTGGCGCTGCTGGGCGTCTCGGTCGCGTACGGTGGGCTGTTCCTGCTGGTCTCGCTGGGGCTGGCCGGCGCCACCGCGTTCTGGTTCGTCCGCGGCGCGGTCTACTACGGCGGCAGTTCGCTGACGTGGGCGCTCGCGGTGCCGCTGGCGCCGCTCGTCACCGTCGTCCACTCGATGGGGACCATCGCGGGCGTCCTCGCACCGCCCGAGGGGTTCCGCGTCACGGAGAAGGTCGGTCCGGAGCGGTGA
- a CDS encoding DUF429 domain-containing protein translates to MGGSLYVGAVPSDGEGWFAAAFDGDGLAGAGAHEGIGACWTHYEETAARILVGAPIGSVGSDGSPRGCDELAREVLGERGHVVVDPPVREAARKRRYPAAARVHERVTGRELAERAFELADAAAALDDLLSEVPEARDIVAESHPEVCFAAFAGDPPEHPRSTAGGYAERMRALAEFDHDAPPAVQSAAEAAGDARVTVHDVLDALALAYTARPGRATLRSLPPDPPTDAEGLPMAIHYRAEEPL, encoded by the coding sequence GTGGGCGGGTCGCTGTACGTCGGGGCGGTGCCCAGCGACGGCGAGGGCTGGTTCGCGGCCGCGTTCGACGGCGACGGGCTCGCCGGCGCCGGTGCTCACGAGGGCATCGGCGCCTGCTGGACCCACTACGAGGAGACGGCCGCCCGCATCCTCGTCGGCGCGCCCATCGGCTCCGTCGGGAGCGACGGGAGCCCCCGCGGGTGCGACGAACTGGCCCGCGAGGTGCTCGGCGAGCGGGGACACGTAGTGGTCGACCCGCCCGTTCGCGAGGCCGCGCGCAAGCGTCGCTACCCGGCCGCGGCGCGCGTCCACGAGCGCGTGACGGGCCGGGAGCTGGCCGAGCGCGCCTTCGAACTGGCCGACGCCGCCGCCGCGCTCGACGACCTCCTGAGCGAGGTGCCCGAGGCCCGCGACATCGTGGCCGAGTCCCATCCAGAGGTCTGTTTCGCCGCGTTCGCCGGCGATCCCCCCGAACACCCGCGCTCGACGGCCGGCGGCTACGCCGAGCGGATGCGCGCGCTCGCCGAGTTCGACCACGATGCCCCGCCCGCGGTCCAGTCGGCCGCCGAGGCCGCCGGCGACGCCCGCGTCACCGTCCACGACGTACTGGACGCGCTGGCGCTCGCCTACACCGCCCGCCCCGGCCGGGCGACGTTGCGCTCGCTCCCGCCCGACCCCCCGACCGACGCCGAGGGGCTCCCGATGGCCATCCACTACCGGGCCGAGGAGCCGCTGTAG
- the surE gene encoding 5'/3'-nucleotidase SurE, producing MDATPSEAGGPADADERPHVLLTNDDGIDSPGLEALRTALAEQARVTVAAPTTDHSGVGRARSDTVEVTRRDDDVYAVDGTPADCTAFGLRGLEDRPDLVVAGCNVGPNFDAYILGHSGTVAAAVEAAFLGTPAIAVSAYDPTGFLPDPDDPEDYALPAAATRHLVTGALETAVFDGFEGFGAAAGRKATSERAGERVGFLNVNAPAIAPQSGAEMRVTSPLTDYDTRIERDGDTIRFNNTFWASAGIEADLGLDNPPHLPAHDPAQYPEESDRHAILAGDVSVTPLTAPHGISHHEALDALTDDWRFGGGGPDG from the coding sequence GTGGACGCGACCCCCAGCGAGGCCGGCGGTCCCGCCGACGCCGACGAGCGCCCGCACGTCCTCCTCACGAACGACGACGGCATCGACAGCCCCGGGCTCGAAGCCCTCCGGACGGCGCTCGCCGAGCAGGCACGGGTGACGGTCGCCGCGCCGACCACGGACCACAGCGGCGTCGGCCGCGCGCGTTCGGACACCGTCGAGGTGACCCGGCGCGACGACGATGTCTACGCGGTCGACGGGACGCCGGCGGACTGTACCGCGTTCGGCCTGCGTGGGCTGGAGGACCGCCCGGACCTGGTCGTCGCGGGGTGTAACGTCGGGCCGAACTTCGACGCGTACATCCTCGGGCACTCGGGCACCGTCGCGGCCGCCGTCGAGGCGGCCTTCCTCGGGACGCCCGCCATCGCCGTCTCCGCGTACGACCCGACCGGCTTCCTCCCGGACCCGGACGACCCGGAGGACTACGCCCTGCCGGCGGCCGCGACCCGCCACCTCGTCACGGGCGCGCTGGAAACGGCCGTCTTCGACGGCTTCGAGGGGTTCGGTGCGGCCGCCGGACGCAAGGCCACGAGCGAGCGGGCGGGCGAGCGCGTCGGCTTCCTCAACGTGAACGCGCCCGCCATCGCGCCCCAGTCCGGCGCCGAGATGCGCGTCACGAGCCCGCTGACCGACTACGACACCCGCATCGAACGCGACGGCGACACCATCAGGTTCAACAACACGTTCTGGGCCTCTGCCGGCATCGAGGCTGACCTCGGCCTGGACAACCCGCCCCACCTCCCCGCGCACGACCCCGCACAGTACCCCGAGGAATCAGACCGTCACGCCATCCTCGCCGGCGACGTGTCGGTGACGCCACTGACGGCCCCGCACGGCATCAGCCATCACGAGGCGCTCGACGCGCTGACCGACGACTGGCGCTTCGGCGGGGGTGGTCCCGATGGCTGA
- a CDS encoding DUF3784 domain-containing protein, translating to MGTETAISLFLAAGFVATLGILIKYRGMLNLIAGYDPERVTDREGLADFIGTNTLYIAVASMVVAITEYVQPLERYRVIWLPYLLGVVLLTVRMVRGARRYETAR from the coding sequence ATGGGTACGGAGACAGCGATCTCGCTCTTCCTCGCAGCCGGCTTCGTCGCGACCCTCGGGATACTGATAAAGTATCGCGGGATGCTCAACCTGATTGCCGGCTACGACCCGGAGCGAGTCACCGACAGGGAGGGACTGGCGGATTTCATCGGAACGAACACCCTCTACATCGCAGTCGCTTCGATGGTCGTCGCCATCACGGAGTACGTACAACCACTCGAGAGATACCGGGTGATATGGCTCCCCTATCTCCTCGGTGTCGTACTGTTGACCGTCCGGATGGTCCGTGGGGCACGTCGATACGAGACAGCTCGATGA
- a CDS encoding magnesium transporter, with product MGVREVAGQAYREALPALAASAVGGLLAGLVLGGMRADLGNVEGLLVLIPALLATRGNVYGSLGARIATGLHQGLVEPRVTAGDERLRAAVAAAIGNGLLASLFAATVAFLILTLLGGSPAPLPVLVGIALISGLLSGIALSTVVVVVVFAGYRRGRDPDTLVGPIVTTAGDVFGLTFLLLAVRIVVGAPGGGV from the coding sequence ATGGGTGTGCGCGAGGTGGCCGGCCAGGCGTATCGCGAGGCGCTGCCGGCGCTCGCCGCGTCGGCCGTCGGCGGGCTCCTCGCCGGCCTGGTTCTCGGCGGGATGCGCGCGGACCTCGGGAACGTGGAGGGGCTGCTGGTCCTTATCCCGGCGCTGCTCGCGACCCGCGGGAACGTCTACGGTTCGCTGGGCGCCCGCATCGCTACCGGCCTCCATCAGGGGCTCGTCGAGCCTCGCGTGACGGCGGGCGACGAGCGCCTCCGCGCCGCCGTCGCCGCCGCCATCGGGAACGGCCTGCTCGCGAGCCTGTTCGCCGCGACCGTCGCCTTCCTCATCCTGACGCTGCTCGGGGGGTCGCCCGCGCCGCTGCCCGTCCTGGTCGGCATCGCGCTCATCTCCGGGCTGCTCTCGGGCATCGCCCTCTCGACCGTCGTCGTGGTCGTCGTCTTCGCCGGCTACCGGCGCGGCCGCGACCCCGATACGCTGGTCGGGCCGATCGTCACGACCGCGGGCGACGTGTTCGGGCTGACCTTCCTGCTGCTGGCGGTTCGTATCGTCGTCGGCGCGCCCGGAGGTGGGGTGTAG
- a CDS encoding magnesium transporter, with product MPTEWTVRAITRATLPVLLGLTLVELVSGLVLGSFEATLLQYPSLLVLVPVTIGTAGNLGSVLASRLSTAFHLGTLSFAPDDDRLAGNALATVLLALTLFPFVGGGAWVLQSLVGGTELPFLRVVLVALVSGAALAVLAVFVTLVATYVAYRQGLDPDDVVIPVVTNVCDVLGVVVLFLAVVLLVP from the coding sequence ATGCCCACCGAGTGGACCGTCCGCGCCATCACTCGCGCCACGCTCCCCGTCCTGCTGGGACTCACCCTCGTTGAACTCGTCAGTGGCCTCGTCCTCGGCTCCTTCGAGGCGACGCTGCTGCAGTACCCCTCGCTGCTGGTCCTCGTGCCTGTCACCATCGGGACCGCCGGGAACCTCGGGAGCGTACTCGCCTCGCGGCTCTCGACGGCGTTCCACCTGGGGACGCTCTCGTTCGCACCGGACGACGACCGGCTGGCCGGGAACGCGCTCGCGACCGTCCTGCTGGCGCTGACCCTGTTCCCGTTCGTCGGCGGCGGTGCGTGGGTCCTCCAGTCACTCGTCGGCGGGACGGAACTTCCGTTCCTCAGAGTCGTGCTGGTCGCGCTCGTCAGCGGTGCGGCCCTCGCTGTCCTCGCCGTCTTCGTGACCCTCGTCGCGACCTACGTCGCCTACCGCCAGGGCCTGGACCCCGACGACGTGGTCATCCCCGTCGTCACGAACGTCTGCGACGTGCTGGGTGTCGTCGTGCTGTTCCTGGCTGTCGTGCTGCTGGTTCCATAG